The Verrucomicrobiales bacterium sequence GACCCAGTCCGTCCTCTCCTTCTCAATCTTTTGCTTTCTTCCACGGGCACACTTGGCGATCCAGACTTCGATTAGTTATTTCGAACAATTTCCCTTCGGTCTTTGTTGACAAACCACATACCCGTCCTTCGCGGTTCAACAACCTTGGGAGTTGTTCCCTAAATCTGTCTTACACCCGTCCCGACCGCCTGCCATTCTTTCGGCTCCCATTCCTTCGGCTGGACGGTCACAGAGCTTTGATCTAGGATCGCATCCCATGATGAGTGACACGCTTTCATCATCGGTCACCTTTCGGGATCGAGTCACTGCCGCTGCCGAATCGGCCCTCAAGAAGCATGGTTCGGTAGGCCCGCTGGAGCTTTTTGAACGGATGGGCTTCGTGCACCAGTGCCACCTTGATGGCTGGCGCCAAGGCAATGAATATTATCAGGTTCTGGAAGCCTGGATTCAGGTGGGACCCGAGAAATACCAGAAAACTCTGGAACACTTCGCCGAGTGGGCAAAGGAACGCGGCATGCGCACCATCGAGGCTTCATACACCCGCCGCACGCCACGAGGGTTGGAGCAACTGCATGTCACCGAGGACGGCGATCCGGAACGCGAAGCATTCTACCGAACACACTACGCCCCCGCGGAGTTGAGCAAAGCCAAGACCGAACGCCTCGCCGCCAAGCTGAGCAAACCACCCGACCTCGTGGTCTTCGAGAAAGTCAGCGAGGAGGGCAATTGCACTGAATGCGGCACTGAGCTGTTCAAAGGAAGCTTTCTGTTCATGGAAAAGAAGCAGCCGCTGTGCCTCGAGTGCGCTGATCTGGACCATCTGGTGTTTCTTCCGGCCGGCGACATGGCGATGACCCGTCGTGCGCGAAAATACAGCCCGCTCTCGGCAGTGGTCGTGAAATTCAGCCGCAGTCGCAAACGCTACGAACGTCAAGGGCTGCTCGTCAGTTCGGACGCCATCCTGAGAGCGACCGATGAATGCACCGCCGATGCTCCGGACCGTGAGCTGCGCCGCCAACAGGCAGCGGTTCACCGTCAGATCGAGGACGTCGAGTTCACTCAAACCGTGGCTCAGGCGATTCGGCAACAGTTTCCAGGTTGCCCCCGCAGCGAAGCCCAATCCATCGCCGAACATACCGCCGCGCGCGGTAGCGGCCGGGTCGGACGTTCGGCAGCCGGTCGCTTCCTCGACGCACGCGCCATCGAACTCGCGGTCATCGCCCATATTCGCCACTGCCACACAAACTATGACGAGTTGTTGATGCAAGGCACCGATCGGCTCGATGCTCGCAACTTGATCCGAGGCACAATTGCCGAAGTGGTGGAGAAGTGGAGAACGAGCAAGCCTCCAGGTCCACCCGGACAACAGGGAAGCTGAACCACGGATTTCTCGGATGACACGGATCCGCAACGCCTTGGAAGGAAGGCCCTCATCACCCTGAGAGGGAGTGCGAACTCGTGTTCAAGAATCTCACAAAGCCTTCTTAATCCGTGTCATCCGTGAAATCCGTGGTTAATCCATTCCCGAATTTAGGATAAAAACGGGCGTTGGCTTCCGCCAACGCCCGTGACTCTCTGATCCCAAACCAAATTTCCGCCTCGACCGAGAGGCCAGTTCATCTATTGTTCCTGAGTCAGGCGCAGGTACTTGGCCTTACCCTCGGTGGGCACCGCCACTTCGGTTCGAGGTCCGTTGGCAACGATCGGATAGCCCACCGGTTCCCAAACCGACTTAAGGGTTTCGCGCCCTTCGACCAAGTAGGAGGCTCCAGGGATGGAATCAAACGCCACCCACAACTGCTTCTCAGCGTAGCGAACCTGAAGCGGCACAAAGGGCGCCGTGCCGAAGTCGATCGATTCCAGAAACTTCACCACGAGGGCCTGGTAAGCAGGATCCTCCAGGACGTCCGGCAAACGCCCGTTGTCGGTGCGGTGCTTCACATCCGAGACCACCGCCGCCAGCGACTCCGCCGCGCCGTTGTGCATATAAGGCTGGAGATTATGCAGGCCCAGCAGGGAGGGCACATTGAAGCCAATGCCTTGGCCGTCGCTGTTATAGTCCCGTCCCAAAGCGTCCGGGGCGGGGAGCAACACTCCATTCGCCACGGCGGCACCGGCTTTTTCGATCGCTCCTACATTGTTGCCCAGGAAGTTCTCCTCTCCCGGAACACCTAAGTTGAACGAACCGACATCCCTGAGGAACCGGGTGAGGTACTGAGCCCCGATCGGATTCCCGACAAAGTTCGTTGGATTGCGCTCGGTGCGAATCTCCGTCCCGGCGGGAGGCGACGTGAAATCTTTGAGACTCACTGTCCAGTTCTGACCTCCGTGGCAGGTCGCACACCCCGCCTGCAGAAAGAGATGTCGTCCCTGAGCCACCTCCGGCAGCGTTGCATCGTAAGCTCCATAACCCGGGAGGGGAGAGTTGGGCGTCCGAACCGCATTGCGCACCCATTCGCGCATCGCCGTCAGGGCCGGCACCTTGTTGGTGCTCCCGGGAAGAGTGACCGTTACCTGGGGCCGATTGGCATTCGCGAGCGCGAAGGAATTCACAGCGCTCGGGGCCACGTTCAGATCGCCGTTGTCGCCGATCAGAAGCCCGTGATTGGGGTTCAACGCCCCGCCAGGCAAAGGTCCGGGTCCGGAGACATTGCGGATGTTGGCCTCGAAGTCCTCGACCTCGTCAAAAATGGCGGAGTAGTTCAATACACGCTGCTGACTGCGGTTGTGCGGGTTGAAGGTGGCATTCAACGGAACGCTCTTACGTGGGCCCGCGCCAAACTGCCAGACAACGCCGTCCGTTAGGCCTTTGAAATGGCAGCTCGAGCAGCTTTGCCACCCTTCGCTGGAGAGCCGGTCCCGCAGTGAATTGGTGCCGGGAATGGCGTCGAAATTGCCCCGCGAGGAGAAGAACATTTCGGCACCCACCAGATTGGTCTCACCCACGGAGCCCGGAATCGGCAGGTCGGAGGTCTGCACTACCGCAACCACTGAATCGGTGGTCAAATCCACCACCGACACATTCCTAGAAACAAAATTGGCTACATAGGCGCGTTTCCCATCACTGGTGATGGCCAGTCCTTGCGGGTTTTTCCCGGCGGCGGCACCGCTGGTGGCCGGATTGGTCGGGTCGTTGAGGTCGATATACCGAGTGGTGTTGGCATCCACTGTGAAGGATAGTTTGCCATCGGCCGCCACATCCAACTTCACCAAGGCGTCGCTCGCCGCGGAGACCACATAAGCATTGCCCACACCACTTTGGGTGGTGAAAGCGATGTCCCAAGGATTCGCGAAAAAGATCCGACGCTTGCCCGCCTCGGGATCCCGCGCACCCAAGTGCAGGTTCAGAAACTTGTTCGTGCCGCTATCAATCGGCGAGGCACTGTTGATGCCGTCGATCACACTGACAAAGGCGTGGGTATCCAGATTGAAGCGCAGCGGACCCGAGGGCGAAGCGGCGATGTTCGGCAGATAGGCCTGATCGCCCCGCAACACAACCCGCTGCAATTGGTTCGGGAATGCTGCGGTATCACCAGCAGGCGGATTGGTCTGCCCTGGAAACCGGAACCCAGTAATCTGAGGCGCCAGGGTCACTGCGCGCGCCACCTTGTAGTCCGACAGATAATAGGAAGTGGTGTCGATATCGATGACCGCAACCAAGCCCTCCTTCCCAAAATCGTCACCTTGTCGACCACCAGGCTTGGTGAAGGACAGGAAGCGAGCGACGAAGAGCTTTTTGTTGTCTTGAGAAACAGCCAAGCCACGCGGCTGGAAGTGGCGAGAACGATCGGGATCGTTCGCCAGGCTGTTCCTCAAATCAATGTGGCCGAGCACTGTCCGTGTCGCCACATCAATCACCGTCACCGTGTCCTGGCCGCTATTGGCCACAAAAACGCGAAGACCGTCGGGGGAACAAACGACATCCCACGGTTCCGCGCCGGTGGTGATGGTCGAGATCACTTTTGCGCTAAAAGTGCCCCAGGCCGGATCATCGATTTGAATCACACTGACGGAGTTTCCCGCGGCATTGGCTACAAAGGCGTATCGGTTGTCCGGGGTAAGCGCGATGCTCTCAGGGTCGTCCCCGACGGGAATTCTTGCCAGCCGTGTGTTCGTATCAGGGCGAATGACACTGACGCTGTCGTTGCCAGGGTTGACCACCCAGATCAGGCGGTCATTGCGGGAGATGGCGATCGGATTGGAGCTGGTAGGCCTCGCCCAAACCTGAGCGGAAGCCAAGCCCACATTGAGTTGCCATACTGCCACGGTGATAGGAACTAGCCACCAGGCCAAGGGAGAGACCCGAGGGCGGCGCACGCGCCAAGGGTTCGGAGGAATGATATTCATGCGTTCTGAGCGTTTTCCGGTGTTTTTGTTGCGGGCGGCACCCCATACGGTCGTCCGCTCAACCAACAGTCCGGAAATCAATTCCTCCCCCTTACAGCTTTTTCGAAAAATTTTTCCCGTGCCGGCAGATCCCTCGTGAATCAGAAGACTACTGAGGTCGGGAGCCGGCCGCGTTGGCCCGGCAAAGCAGCTCAAAAATGTAGCGGCGCTCGCTCGGAACTTCCTCCGGGCTAGCCACAGTGCGAGCGACTTCCGCTGTAATCAATTCGCCATAGCGGCCGCGGACCCGATTCGCCGCGGTGGTGACGGCTCCCAGCGTCATCTGAAGCGTCCGCGCAACGCCCGCATAGTCTCCCGAGTCAGTCTGATCCGTCAAAAAAGGCTGCAACTGATCGAAAAGCGGCCCCTTGCCTTGCCGCGCGTATTCTTCCCGAAGCCGAAACACAGCCTGATCATGGAGATCGAGGGCCCAACGTCGCTCGAACAGCTTCTCGGGGGAAAGCTCATCGATCGGTTCAAGCGCATACCGTTCCTCCGCAGTCTTCTCATCCAAGGACACAATGACCGACCCTCCGCCTCTTTTCTTCGCTTGGTCAAAATCTCTCAAATTGGCCATGAAGTAATTCAGGGAGCCGAGTAAAAAGGAGCGGAACTTCCCCTTGGTGCGATCCGCCGTGCCCACCAGATTCCTTTCGAGGATGTGGGAAAAGAAGCCTTGCGCGATGTCCTTGGCGTCGGCATCGGAGTGACCCTTGCGCCGGATGTAGGCGTAAATCGGATACCAATAAGTGCTGCACAAGCGGTTGAGTGCCTCGGCAGCAGCTGGCGAGCTGTCCCTACCCGCCGCGACAATATCCGTCCACCGCGTCGCGGGAAACCAGGCTGCCTTCTGGTCGCCTTCGCTAGATTGATCGGCCGACATGAGAAAATGCGTCGTTTGTTTGTCCGTTGAAAGGGGACCTTACGCTCAAACCAACACGTTTCAACCCTGGACATTCACGGGCTCGAGTGGAATCTCGGCCTGCTCCGCACGTAACCGCTCACCCCCCGGGACCAGGCTTCAGGCGCTGCGAGATCTCCATCAGATCCGCCTGCATCGCGGCAGCCGAAGGGTAGCGACGCGATACCTCCACCTCGCAAGCCTTGCAGGCGATGCGATTCAGCTCGAGCATCAGGCTGGAGTCAGGCTGAGTCATGGCCCGGGTCGGCAGCTCGGGGATCTGCTCCGGCTGCTTGCCCGTTAGCGCCACATAAAGCACCCGCCCAAGGGCAAACACATCCGCCGCCGCGGTTCCCGGCCCTTCTGGAGCCATGTAGCCTTCCGTTCCGATGCGACTCACATCTCCATGCTC is a genomic window containing:
- a CDS encoding beta-propeller fold lactonase family protein — protein: MNIIPPNPWRVRRPRVSPLAWWLVPITVAVWQLNVGLASAQVWARPTSSNPIAISRNDRLIWVVNPGNDSVSVIRPDTNTRLARIPVGDDPESIALTPDNRYAFVANAAGNSVSVIQIDDPAWGTFSAKVISTITTGAEPWDVVCSPDGLRVFVANSGQDTVTVIDVATRTVLGHIDLRNSLANDPDRSRHFQPRGLAVSQDNKKLFVARFLSFTKPGGRQGDDFGKEGLVAVIDIDTTSYYLSDYKVARAVTLAPQITGFRFPGQTNPPAGDTAAFPNQLQRVVLRGDQAYLPNIAASPSGPLRFNLDTHAFVSVIDGINSASPIDSGTNKFLNLHLGARDPEAGKRRIFFANPWDIAFTTQSGVGNAYVVSAASDALVKLDVAADGKLSFTVDANTTRYIDLNDPTNPATSGAAAGKNPQGLAITSDGKRAYVANFVSRNVSVVDLTTDSVVAVVQTSDLPIPGSVGETNLVGAEMFFSSRGNFDAIPGTNSLRDRLSSEGWQSCSSCHFKGLTDGVVWQFGAGPRKSVPLNATFNPHNRSQQRVLNYSAIFDEVEDFEANIRNVSGPGPLPGGALNPNHGLLIGDNGDLNVAPSAVNSFALANANRPQVTVTLPGSTNKVPALTAMREWVRNAVRTPNSPLPGYGAYDATLPEVAQGRHLFLQAGCATCHGGQNWTVSLKDFTSPPAGTEIRTERNPTNFVGNPIGAQYLTRFLRDVGSFNLGVPGEENFLGNNVGAIEKAGAAVANGVLLPAPDALGRDYNSDGQGIGFNVPSLLGLHNLQPYMHNGAAESLAAVVSDVKHRTDNGRLPDVLEDPAYQALVVKFLESIDFGTAPFVPLQVRYAEKQLWVAFDSIPGASYLVEGRETLKSVWEPVGYPIVANGPRTEVAVPTEGKAKYLRLTQEQ
- a CDS encoding DUF2293 domain-containing protein, which encodes MMSDTLSSSVTFRDRVTAAAESALKKHGSVGPLELFERMGFVHQCHLDGWRQGNEYYQVLEAWIQVGPEKYQKTLEHFAEWAKERGMRTIEASYTRRTPRGLEQLHVTEDGDPEREAFYRTHYAPAELSKAKTERLAAKLSKPPDLVVFEKVSEEGNCTECGTELFKGSFLFMEKKQPLCLECADLDHLVFLPAGDMAMTRRARKYSPLSAVVVKFSRSRKRYERQGLLVSSDAILRATDECTADAPDRELRRQQAAVHRQIEDVEFTQTVAQAIRQQFPGCPRSEAQSIAEHTAARGSGRVGRSAAGRFLDARAIELAVIAHIRHCHTNYDELLMQGTDRLDARNLIRGTIAEVVEKWRTSKPPGPPGQQGS
- a CDS encoding sigma-70 family RNA polymerase sigma factor, whose amino-acid sequence is MSADQSSEGDQKAAWFPATRWTDIVAAGRDSSPAAAEALNRLCSTYWYPIYAYIRRKGHSDADAKDIAQGFFSHILERNLVGTADRTKGKFRSFLLGSLNYFMANLRDFDQAKKRGGGSVIVSLDEKTAEERYALEPIDELSPEKLFERRWALDLHDQAVFRLREEYARQGKGPLFDQLQPFLTDQTDSGDYAGVARTLQMTLGAVTTAANRVRGRYGELITAEVARTVASPEEVPSERRYIFELLCRANAAGSRPQ